DNA sequence from the Orcinus orca chromosome 2, mOrcOrc1.1, whole genome shotgun sequence genome:
ACCCGTCCTGGCTGCTGTGGCTCGTCCCTTCACCACcagacctgggggtggggggggctttcTGGTGCTGGCACCGCCTTTCCTCTCGACCCCCTCGTGGCCCCCATGCTCCTGGGACCAGAGACTCAGCTGCCACGTCAAAAGCGCTTTCTCGTCACCAAGGTTTTGCACTTCTTGGCTCAACACTGACGCCTCCTGGACGTTCCCTGTCCCCTTGGTGCCCAGGAAGCCACGTTCTCGTGACTCTTCTCCTTTGCCGATGCccctttgttgtttatttatgtatttatttatttatgtatttatgatttatttattgacACCCTTACCTTAATCTAAAAAGTAGCTGAGGTAGATCCGACCAtgatttccctctctccctcttaccCCACACTGAGATCTTCCCCACCTTGGCGTCCTCTCCTCGGCCCCCTTTCGTCACATCCCTGCACACTCATCAGCAACCTCCCGCCTTCCTTCGGAGGCATCCTACACTTCCTGCAGCCTGGCGCCTCCCCTGAGCTCCAGGCTCTATTGCACACGGCTCGTTGGCCATTCACCCCATCTGCTCCGGCAGCGCCAGAAACTCAACATCTCTGAAGCCAAGTGTATCATCTCTGCCTCCCCTTCCTCTACAGTCTCTCCTTTGACTGTTAGAAGACCCATGATCCTCTCAACCACCCAATTCTGAGACCCTAAAGTCATCTTCATGTCTTCTCCATGCATTCCCTTGTTACTCTTGCACTATCCTTGTCTTCTGGTCTCTCAATTTCAGCAGCAGTCTCCTCTCCCAGATTTCCTCTGGGCACACTTTCATGTTCTCCAGTCCATCCTAGACAttcatagagttttttttttttatctccagccattcacaaacttttaaaataatgtgcaAGTCTTCGTCCTGACATTACAGACCATCCAGTAAAGCCCCATCCTTCCTTTACACCTTGTACCAGTCCATCTAGAGTAGCCATCATTCCTGGAAGGGGTGCCCGGTTTTCCTGTCTCTGTGCCTTTGGTCTTGCTGTTCTCATCCCCTGAAACACTCTCTCCTGGTTCTTTCAAGGCCCATGCAGAAACCACATCTTTCACGAAGCCCCCTCCCGATCTACCAACCACTGGGATCTCTCCCTCCGCTGAACCACCGTAGCACTTTATTTGTACCTTTCTCATGGCACTTACCATATTCTGCCTTGTATTATAGTTATTGTGCACTTGTCTTATGACCGTTCTTAGACTGTAAGCTCGccaagggcagggactgtgttgtATTCATCCATGTCCATCACAGCACCAGGGGTGGTGCATAGCACACAgcaattgctcaataaatgtttgttggattaAATCCTCAATGCCTATCAAGGGTTGTATAATTAAGAAAGTCATTTTGTGTCTTATAGTGTCACAGGAACTTCCAAAGAATCATGTGAGTTAGGAAGATGCAGAAATCATTATCCCCATTGTATAAGTCATAAGACTGAGGCAAAAAACACATGAAGCCACATAGCTCACCAAAAGAATTTGCATCCAGGTCTTCTGGTCCCCACTCCAGggctttttcttttcatccttgcAGTTGAGTCACTGTAAATTGAAAACTGACCCTAGGCAAGGTCCTGGCTGCCACGGGTCTGGGCATCAACTTCACAGAGTCGGGCAAACCTTACTGTGAAGCCCCGCTCATGAGCCCATCAGCACAGGCAAAATCTCGTTCTTTTTTGGAGAGAACAAAAGCCATTCAGGTTTTACCAGGCCCAGGGTGTGGAGCTGTGGGACCTCAGAAATCATTCCCACTGCTGTTGTCACAAGGTAGAAACCATCCGTCCAGATGGCAAAGAGACTACCAGCTCCAAGGGGCTGCTTTTGATAAATCTCTTCATGCCTAATTAAGGCTCCCCTTCCAGAATGAATGGAACAGGAACAGGAATGAATGATGCCAGTCAGATGGGACTCCAGACATGCATGCTGCCTCATGAATGCCCTTAATAGCATCCCCAATGACACTGACAGTCTGCCCCAGCCTGCCTGTCTCTCACCAGCACTGCCGGATGTCATCATCTTTTCCCATCTTTATCTCCATCCTTTCGTTTTCTCCTCTCCAGGGCTCTTTGCCTTGGCACCCACCAAAATCAGGGTGAACCTTGGAGAACCAAGTTATAGCTCTTCCTGGGGACCggagccctggcctggggcaATGTAGTGAAGtggcaggaggggaggagagaggggggcaCTCTATGCCATAGAACAAGGAGCTGTTCTGGTGGTGGGTCATCCATAGCAATGAGAGGTTTCCATGGTTACTGTCTAGAAGCAATGTTTTTGTCACCTTTGGGCTTCATGATGAGGGTAGGAGTTTCGTTTCCATCCTTAGTGGTCCAGGTGGTGGGACCAGTTTCCACATACAGTGCATTGAGCTCTCTAACCCCAGGTCATCCCATGTGTTTAGAATCACCCCAGTTGGCTGTAGCCAAAGCCCAACAGAGCCACCCAGCAAGGACACTGAAGGTCCTTTGTGGCCTCTCTCTGTCTTCCTTGCCACTTCCTCAGCCATCCCACCTCCCCCTAGAACTTGGGGTGGGAAATGGGATTCCCAAGGGGTTCCAAGACGTGTGTCAAGAAAACCCCAAATACTCCAGCCATGACAACATGTTCAAGTATTAAAGAGGCTTCCCTAAAACTGATCTAGCACTAGCTGTCAGCAGTCAGTCCTTGGGGAAGTAATAGAATATTACTGCCTGGCTGACAACCAGGCAGTGGGGAGATGGCCCCGTGGCCCACGTGGACCCTGCAGAGCAGGCCCAGCCAACAAGGACTGCAGACTCCAGGGCAGAACATTGAGGTAAGTCAAGGTGAGGCTGGCGCCACAAAACACCcctttgatttatttcaaagcTCCTTCATTTTCTAGAACAAGCCTGTCACGGTAGAGTTGCAGGACAGTGTCTGTGATGGGATGTTGGCTGTTGCAAAGAAGACCACTTTGGGGTGAGCTGCTTTGCTCAAGGAAAGCCAGGATTGAACTTTCCCATCCCCACGGTCAGGGTTGCAGGGAATGTAACTCAAtgtatagtaagtcccctacgtatgaatgagttccattctgagagcacattcataagtccactttgtttgtaagtccaacaaagttagcctaggtacccaacgaacacaatcggctatgtaccactgcttttacgcttgcttccagacatcctgagTTTGAAATAACGGTacctgtactactgtactctatacagtactgtaaagtatcgggttggccaaaaagtgccttcggtttttaagtaaaaataaaagacatatttttcattttctccaagaactttattgaacaacctATTCACCCTTTTATTCCACTACTTTCTgctatttttcaggcaacttcataattccatcttcccaaaactttttgagcaaagaatggttccaggtgccttttacagtcttccagggaattgaaatttttttccattaagagaattatgtaaagaccgaaatacatggaaatccgaaggtgcaatgtctgttgaatatggtggatgaatcagaacttcccagccaagctgtaacagtttttgtctggtcatcaaagaaacatgcagtcttgcgttatcctgatggaacattatgtgttttctgttgactaattctggactcttttcgtcaagtgctgctttcagttggtctaattgggagaagtacttgttggaattaattgtttgattttccagaaggagctcataatagaggactcccttccaattccaccatatacacaacatcaccttctttggatgaagaccggcctttggtgtggttggtggtgggtAATTTCctttgccccatgatctcttccattccacattgttgtacaatatccacttttcatcacccatcacaatttgttttaaaaatggaatgttttcattacatttaagtagagaatcgcatgtggaaatatggtccagaaggtttttttcgcttaatttatgtggaacccaaacatcaaagcgatgaacataaccaagctggtgcaaatgcttttcaacacttgatttggatattttgagtatgttggctatctcccacatggtataacattgattgttttCAATTAGTGTCTCAatcactatcaacttcagctggtctacccaaccgtggagcatCACCCAGCAAGGAGAACTCTCCAGCGTGAAACCTCGAAAGCCACTTTTGACACGaccgttcgatcagtcacagcaccttctccatacgctacacaaatctttttgtgtgtgtgtgtgttttttggttgtgtttttacctttcttgaaataataaagaatagtatgccaaaaatgttgcttttcttccttccatcttcaatattaaaatggctacacaaaaattcaccaagtttgataagtctttttttaaatgcacgctgatatgacagctgtcacatacaatctaacaaaatcgtttcgaatgaagttaaagacaactaagtgctattAGAGCCAGCTGATGGAAAAAAACGAATGAACAtattggccaacccaatacacaaAAGTACAACTACTTgcagaggatgcacacacgtgacaatgtacgccagacatgtgaactaacttacgtaaTTGGACATGCTAAtgcacattcgcatctttgaaagttcgcaacttggaGCTTCATATGTCGGGGACTCGCTGTAACAACAACTGTAACTTCTCGTGCTCAGGAGTATCTCTGGGCAAGAGCTCTGGGACGGGTACCAGATGATCCAGAAGCCTGCCATTCAAGAACCCAGGGGACATGGATGAGTCATTCAACACTGGTGCcttctcagctataaaatggagaaGACGGCTACCTACCTTCTTCCCAGAGTAATtgtgaaaatgcaaataaagGATGGGGCAGAGAGAAAAGTCGGGTGGGGGTAAGTGGGAGCCAATGAAATGCATGCAGCCACGAGTTTTAGGATTCTGCTCATGTAATTGCCCTGCTTAAACATATCAGTGGCTTTCCTTCGCCCTTGGAAGAGAATTCGAAGCATCTTACCATGGCTTATGTAGCCTTGaatgctcccctcccctctggctcaCTACACACTAGCCACACAGGCTTTTTTGCTTCTCCTAGTACTTTCCAGACTCATTCCAGCCTTTGCACattctgtcccctctgcctggaaagcttcTTCTCCAGCTCCTTGCAGGACACACCTACCTCATCTTTCAAGTCTCAAACTGAACGTCACCTCCGGGGGAGTCTGTCGCAAGTCTCTCTCAGCCAATCACTCTCTATTACATACACATTATCCTGCTAGGTGGTCCTTATAAACCATCTAAATTATCTCACTTATTTTGTAGTTCTCAACCCTGAGAAAATTCATAAAAGACCCCCATGTCCAGGCCACAATGGGGGCAAGTTTAATCAATATCTCCAGAAACAAATGAGGgacataagtttaaaaaaaaaaaaaaaaactccttctaGTGCACGGCCAGGATTGGGAAACACTGACATATTTGCTCCCCTGTCTATTGTTTGCCTGCCCTTCTAGACTGTTCAGTGGGGACTTGTTTTCCATAGCAGTGTCTTGTGCCCTGGGTGGCAGAAGTGGCCACCCTCCACGGTTATGGTTAATGTCTTTTCTTGGGGCACTGGCAACAGACGACAATGTGACCACTTTCCTGGCCCTCTCAGGAGGCACAGACGAGCTCTGAATTCTCACAGTGACACTTTGTCCCCTGTGGCCCCTGCAGGTAGATGACCAGCATTTTACCCCTTTAGCTGAGCTGGTGGGGGGAGTTTTTCCAGTCTCCTTCCACCTACTCAGAGACCTTCATGACTCTTGCCCTATACGGGAGGCTCATCCCCAGCCCCACTTCAAAGACCTTGGCCAGCTCAGGTGCACATTGGAGCCACTGGGGGAGTTTAAAACCCACTGGTACCTGGACCCCACACCCCGGGATTCTGATGTGAttggtctggggtgtggcctgTGCATCTCCAGAAGCTCCCCAGCTGGTGCTGAGGTGCAGCCCCAGCTGGAAAGTGCTGACCCAGATCCAGTTCCTGAACCCCGGCACCTCTTCCACAGCAGCCCAGCTCaggcctctggttggaggccatgCTTTCATTTATGGCTTCTGAGggttttcttccttgatttcagGTTAGCAGGTTTTATTGTTGCTGCTCCTGTGTCAGTCACGTCCAGGACTCAGGACTGTTGAGTGCCTGATGCAGGAGGAAAGGCTTGGCTGCCATATTGCTTGCTTCTCCTTCCAAAatgcaagctccatgaggacaggggccCTGTCTGGTGTGTTCCCTGAAGCCTCTCCAGCTGCTGGAactatgcctggcacagagaaggcactTAGTAAACCCCCATTGCATGAATGAAAGAACAAGCATGAGCTGCACAGGTGTGTGAGTGCTTCGAAGAAAGACTTGTACCTCATTGATCCCCAAAGTTGGGAGGAGTCCCACCTGATGGAAAGAACACCAAGGCATACTAAAGAGCAACAGAAATTGCTCCCACTTCCTCAGCTAGGCCCTACATTCTGGTGATTTCTATCACACTTATCCTTAGCAATAGCCCTCTGTGTTTCAttgcccccatttcacagattagaTAACCAAGTTTCTCAGAGGTTAAAAACTTTCTCAAGATGCCAAAACTCATAAGTGGATAGTTTGATGTCAAAGCCAACACAGTTAACACCAGCCCACCCTGCTAGCCCCTCAAGACCACTTAATTCTCTCAACCTTCTACCATGTGGTCATGGAGAGAGAACAGGACTTGCCTTCCTTCCACCCAGACTCCACACAGGCCCCTCATTGACTCTTCCCACCAGGGGAGCTGCTATAGACCCAGAGCATACCTGTGCAGCAATGTCGATTGTTAAACTACTTCCTTGCCAATTGGTCAAGAGCTACAGACCCCAGCCCCCAGTACCCCGTGATCCAGCACTGTGGCCAGAGTCCACTCTGATTGGTCAGGGCCCCTCTGAATTGTTGAATATTTCGCATATCACCCCTGCTCCCACACACTCCAGGCAGGAGGGCTGCTTGGGCATTTTGGACCACTGTGCAAGACACCAGAGCCTCATCACATTGGTGTTTTTGTGGAAGCAAAGCCTAGAGAAGTGGCTGCCTTTTCTCCCTCTTGTTTTCCATGGGTACATCCCTTAACCCAGAGAACATGATCTGTGTGGCCCTGTGAGTACAGATTGCAAATTCAATTCTAGAAACGTGGGGAGGCACACGGAGAAGGAGAGGCATCTTAGGACAGTCAGGCAAGACCAGTGATGGGAAACAACTATTTTGAATAGTACCTGTGAGGGCTGGCAGGCAGAAGGGTGATGGGGCACGGAGCGGGTTGCAGAGGACCAGAAAAGAACAGataatgtttattgagctctAACTAAATGCTTTACATGGACTAAGGCATTTAAACCTCACGGCCACCCCTTTCATGTGGATGCTATTAATATTCCCACTtcgcagaggagaaaactgaggcaaagaagCTGGTTAACTTGCTCAAGATCAAAAAGCTAGGAAGTggttgagctgggatttgaacccaagtcctcAGGTTCCAAAGGGGTTCAGGAAGCCCCTAAGCTTCACTTTGATCAGCATCCCTTGATGCCCTGGGGTCTGCATTAGCCTTGCTGGTGAGTGATGCAGCTGGTTCCCACAGGTGCTGTTCCCACACCAGTTGCAGCCGCTAGCCCCTCCACACCCCAAGCTGTCACCCCCAGGCCCACCCAGTGGAAGCTCTCATTAGTGCAGTGACAGTGACAGGCACTGGCTGCACAGCCTTGGGCCCTGTGGATGCAGCTGCTGCCTTTTGAACTTGGCAGGGAAGCTGGAACTAGACATTCCCACCTGCACATGCTGGGTCGCTTGGCCTGGTGTCTGGGAATGAGATGGGGGCAGCCAAACCATGGGCTGCTAGAAAAATGTGGAATCACCTTCTGGCAGAGGCCAGGCTGGAAACGAGAAGTAAAACCAATGAAACAGGACAGAAAGGCATGAATGATGAGCAAGAAGACCACAGATACAGGATGGGAAATGTCCTGGTGCTTCCCTGTGGCCTCTGCAAGATGCCACCAGCTATCCTAGTCAGGACTTTTGCTCCAACAGCATGCCTCAAAATTAGGTGTTCATACCAGACTGGGTTACAGCAGAGAGGTGGCCTCCAGCCCTCTGCAGCATTGGGAAACTTGGGGACCTCAGACAACCCAGGCCTAACCTCTCCTCTACAGCATTCTGCCTGCAGCGTGGGCTGGGTCCAGCTGCCTCACCtcttgtctctgtttcctcatcagtaaactgAGAAAAGACACCTCCTGGCTCAGATGCTCTTGGAATTGAACCTGATGAGACACCTTGAGTCCTTCACCCACAGAAGGCAGCTGATAAATGCAGGGCAACTCACTGCCTTCttttccagcctctctcccaGGCTCAAGGGGCAAGGACTAGTGTGTGGAGAGTTCTCAGCTCCCACCTGGCTCCGCTCACCTCCTTGGTTGTCTTTGCAGCAAGTAGGAGGGCCTGACAGGCAGTAGGTGCCCAATAATGAAGGAAtgcctgttgaatgaatgaatgtcctgGTGCTTCCCTGTTTCCTGAAAACATTTCTCTCTGGTTACTCACCAGATGGGCTGCCCAGACCTCGGTTTCCGTACCCGAACAGAATAGGTAGGTTTCTCCACCTCCCTCTACCAGAGAGCTGCAGGAGTGTTCATAGTAATGGAACAGACAGCTGAGGGTTTTGAATGCCAGACGGCACCCCTAGTTTAGTGTTGGCACCCCCTCAATTCCCTCCCTATTGCACTCCAGAAGAGGCACCTTTTTCCAAATGGCTTGGTATCCCTGCAACACCCTGAGTCAAGTAGTCTTAGAATTGTCCATTTGTTGAGTGTCTAGCATGTGTCAGCCACTGCCTTGGGACCTTTGACTAGATAATCTCCCTCCTCCATCAGCGCCGTAAGGTCAGGattatttatccccattttacagatgggcggCCAAGGCCCATGGCTTATCAGATGGCTAGTAAGTGGTCAAGCTAGGGTTTAACCCAGGTTCAGAATTCCTTCTATGAATCTCTACCTCTCTATCTGCACAGCAATTGAGgcccatgcattcattcactcactcattcattcatctctaTATCCATTCCTTTAAGAAACATCAGGGCATTCCCACCGGGTGTCATGACACATGAACACTCTGTCCATGGTCTTGAGGGACTCATAGcccaggggtgggagtggagaagGGAGGGTGGAGATATGGTACAGCACTGTAAGGGTTAATGTAGAGGAATGAGCAGATTgctgctgagagagagagagagagagaacagaaagaaaggagcaaagaacTCTGCTTGTAGGAAGGTTCACCAGGGAGGACATTAGGGGACATGCTTCACAGAGGAGGGGGCATTTGAATTCCTGCAGTAAATGAGTGTTCCCCTTGCTGTTAGTTCTCTAATTCACGCACTACAGATTCTTCCTCTTCAACTTACCATTCTTTATGACGACCTCTACTACTGAGGGGAAGCAGAACTTGGAAACAAGCCCTAGGGACTTAGTTCACGCACCTATGAAGACAGCTCCCCTTTCCTCTACACACACAGGGAccacaaggggagagggagggatgggacACTCTGGCCCTTATCCTCCCATACTCCCAAAGCGTGGTGACCGTCCAGCTCTGGGACAGCTCTGGGGTGTAGTCCACATGTAAGTACACAACCCTCAACTAACGAGCCACTCAACAGATGGCACCAACAAGAACAGGTAAGGAGAAGGCTCCCAGTGTGCCTAACCATGTCATCttccagtcattcattcaatgTCATGGACACACTGAGAGGCAGCAAGGAACTAGCCCTGTTCCAGGCGTTGTGGGAGACATAATCCCTGCCCCTGTAGGTTCAAGTCTAATGGAACATTATGTACAACCAAGGCAGAGCAAAATAAAAGGGAACCACCTATCCAAGCTGGGGGGATTCAGAACAGGTTTCACAGAGGAGATGATAGATGAGCTGGGCCTTGAATGCGTGGAATTTTGATAGATGGATAGACTCTCGACTACCCTCTCTGGGAAGTTTCCCCTCCTTGGTGACAGCAAAGGACAGGGGACAGCTCAAGCAGCTGGCTGCCACACTGCTGCCAATTTCCGCCAATTCACAAAAGCCACCAAAGGAATCAGCCCTGCCATCACCAGTCCcgccacccctctaggtcttgACGCTGCCCCAGGGGAGGCCACTTGGATTCATGAGAACGTTGATTTGTGGATAATGGTCTCTGCCGTGCCAGGGGGAGGAAGGACAGGCAGGTGCCCACTCAGTAGGCAGCTGTTGTCCACTGTGTCAgcttgtttcttccaatccaagcccACCCCTCATGGCTTCATCTTCTTCCCACTGTGCCTTCCCCCAAGGTGTGGCTAACAAGACCTCGGTGTTCCATTTCTAATTACAGTTTCCGTGGTTGGTTTGCAGCTCTTCTCACTGTAATACCAGTCACCTGTCCAGTCCCTGAGGAAATGCTACAGCGTTTCCCAGGATGGCTGTTACCTCCATTGGCCACTGAAGCCCATATCCTCTCTCTCCTGGTCTTTCTCATGGAGGATAGTATTCTCTTGCTTCTCACCAGTGGGAGTCAAGTGGATAGAAAGGAGGAGCTAAGGATGAAAGTAGTGGCAGCTCCATAGATCTCTGAGCTGGCCAAGCAGGACTGTGCTCTTTTtcttgcaggagaccctctaaccaTAGCAACTGGGCTGGGTGCGGGCTGCTGAGGGTGCTCCTGGCTGCATTCTTGGCTCCACCCGATCAACATAAGCTGTGCTCTTGGACCTCCTCACCGTGGCCACGCACTGTGGTTCCCTCCTCCTAATCTCTTCACTTTACCCCAGTCCCTACTGTAGGGGATCTGCTCTCTTGATTTACTTAACACTTTTAATTCTACCAAATGCAACAGGCAGAATATGTCCACATATATATAAGGACAACCTTATGTCTTTACAAACACCCTAAATAGTTCCTCAAGAAATATATTATCAACATGGTCATTACTTATCCTAATATATGTGTGTCCTCCAAAACAACAGATTATCTAACCAAATCTACCAAATGGTAGAAAAAGTTGGAGTTAGAGGTAGCCAGACACCTTAATGCATCTCTTGTACTCTGGCATGAGAATTCAAAATTATACATGAAAGATGCCCAACCCAGCAACCACAAGTTCCTCTGACTATGTCCAAGATGAGAGGGCTCTGAGTCTGCTCCCTCTCATGTCCTGAGCCACTGGCATCACTATGCCCTATCTTCTGATGTAGCATCTCCATTTGCCCGCTCCTTGTGGCCTTGACTAGCCATGTCCTCCCTAGCTCATGTTCATTCATTACTGCTGTCTTCCATCTGGCCCAGCACACTGAGTGGAGCCCAGAGCGACTGATCCCTGGCTCATTTCAGAGTCTCTTCAAAGAAATCTCCCCTTGGGTGGCCCAGGTGGGCAAAGACAGGAATTTCTTGGACCTCACCCCTTAGGTATTCCACCCCCATCCAGTCAGCTGTGAACATTGGAG
Encoded proteins:
- the CUNH15orf32 gene encoding LOW QUALITY PROTEIN: uncharacterized protein C15orf32 (The sequence of the model RefSeq protein was modified relative to this genomic sequence to represent the inferred CDS: inserted 1 base in 1 codon; deleted 2 bases in 2 codons; substituted 3 bases at 3 genomic stop codons), producing the protein MAPWPTWTLQSRPSQQGLQTPGQNIENKHELHRCVSASKKDLYLIDPQSXGGVPPDGKNTKAYXRATEIAPTSSARPYIWXFLSHLSLAIALCVSLPPFHRLDNQVSQRLKTFSRCQNSXVDSLMSKPTQLTPAHLLAPQDHLILSTFYHVAGGLLGHFGPLCKTPEPHHIDCKFNSRNVGRHTEKERHLRTVRQDQ